In the genome of Drosophila yakuba strain Tai18E2 chromosome 3R, Prin_Dyak_Tai18E2_2.1, whole genome shotgun sequence, one region contains:
- the LOC6537388 gene encoding chloride channel protein 2 isoform X5 produces the protein MVYFGDRQRDRNRDRSNQKVERIIHDEEFGEENVELVDSEWADFEKFICQLRKRRNSAMSMEEELRHVQRHPKIKSHAFYPCPPPAENARDSDSSDEDDPIGYIDTLMYGRYTKDLGEFAKDEARKLKILEKRRKQEDKQRNKELLGKHSTRAKRVSSWIWRHTVARLGEDWVFLALLGIIMALLSFIMDKGISICTNARIWLYRDLTSQPFVQYIAWVSLPVCLILFSAGFVHLIAPQSIGSGIPEMKTILRGVQLKEYLTFKTLVAKVIGLTATLGSGMPLGKEGPFVHIASIVAQLLSKLVTSFQGIYENESRNSEMLAAACAVGVGACFAAPVGGVLFSIEVTTTYFAVRNYWRGFFAAVCGATVFRLLAVWFQNADTVRALFLTNFTTEFPFDPQELFVFALIGLVCGLGGASYVWVHRRYVLFMRSNKRMNKFLQKNRFLYPGFLALLVSSISFPLGTGQFLAGELSTHEQVTQLFSNFTWSRDDLTVEQAAVVTHWMTSYTSVFGNLVIYTLFTFVFSIIASTIPVPSGMFIPVFKIGAGFGRLVGEFMAVTFPHGVRYGGRLSPIMPGGYAVVGAAAFSGSVTHTVSVAVIIFEMTGQITHVVPVMIAVLVANAVAALLQPSIYDSIILIKKLPYLPDLLPSSSGMYSIFVEDFMVRDVKYIWHGISYQKLKEVLKLNKTLRSLPLVDSPDNMILLGSVQRYELIKMIEKHIGREKRMEVAQKWQKEAQERALEEEKKKQEVELKMRRPSRFEVLPAPDILSLRQIANDEMLPPKKRAETMHSSLAPRKSILKKTNSFNLKTYAQPMGHSPSITPYTTITGNSEFRIRSAFEAIFKKSTTLQDVQPDPETGSISPAASHHEVEVPRTPSTPGVSKKVQLPRERVIDMSPEDQKQWELEEMLKPIDLQKANVHIDPSPFQLVERTSILKVHSLFSMVGINHAYVTKIGRLVGVVGLKELRKAIEDINSNSFVPPTRDEDADEKPAVEKPLLSTNSSDKAVDMTVTSMDSALSNSENCSDIEMEHIKHTDKGTVTLTMPPQESKQSPSADTKNTENGNHA, from the exons ATGGTTTATTTTGGCGATCGGCAACGCGATCGCAATCGCGATCGGAGTAATCAGAAAGTCGAGCGTATCATTCACGATGAAGAGTTTGGCGAGGAGAACGTCGAGCTGGTGGACTCGGAGTGGGCGGACTTCGAGAAGTTCATTTGCCAGTTGCGCAAGCGGCGGAACAGTGCCATGTCcatggaggaggagctgcgtCACGTCCAGCGGCATCCGAAGATCAAGTCGCACGCCTTCTATCCGTGCCCGCCGCCTGCCGAAAATGCAAGGGATTCGGACTCCTCCGACGAGGATGATCCCATTGGATACATCGATACTCTT ATGTATGGTCGCTATACCAAAGATCTAGGAGAATTTGCCAAGGATGAAGCCAGAAAGCTCAAAATACTCGAAAAGCGACGAAAGCAGGAAGATAAGCAAAGGAATaag GAACTGCTGGGCAAACACTCGACCCGGGCGAAGCGGGTGTCATCATGGATCTGGAGGCACACGGTGGCCCGGCTGGGCGAGGATTGGGTCTTCCTCGCGCTGCTGGGCATCATTATGGCCCTGCTCTCGTTCATCATGGACAAGGGCATATCCATATGTACAAACG CGCGAATTTGGCTGTATCGCGACCTGACGTCACAGCCTTTTGTTCAGTACATCGCATGGGTCTCACTGCCGGTCTGTTTGATATTGTTCTCAGCCGGCTTTGTCCATCTCATCGCACCGCAAAGTATAG GTTCTGGTATACCCGAAATGAAGACCATACTGCGCGGCGTTCAATTGAAAGAGTATCTCACATTTAAGACACTGGTGGCCAAGGTAATTGGTTTAACGGCAACTCTGGGCAGCGGTATGCCATTAGGAAAGGAA GGTCCTTTCGTACATATAGCAAGTATTGTAGCACAATTATTAAGTAAACTTGTCACATCATTCCAAGGCATATATGAGAATGAGTCGCGTAACTCTGAAATGTTGGCGGCCGCCTGTGCCGTCGGTGTGGGCGCCTGTTTTGCCGCTCCAGTCGGTG GTGTGCTCTTCAGCATAGAGGTCACCACCACGTACTTCGCTGTGCGCAACTACTGGCGCGGTTTCTTCGCCGCTGTGTGCGGCGCCACTGTCTTCCGGCTCCTGGCCGTTTGGTTCCAAAACGCGGACACTGTCCGTGCCCTGTTCCTCACGAACTTCACCACCGAGTTTCCCTTCGATCCTCAGGAGCTGTTCGTCTTCGCTTTGATTGG ACTCGTCTGCGGTTTGGGTGGCGCTTCATACGTGTGGGTCCATCGGCGGTATGTGCTCTTTATGCGATCCAACAAGCGGATGAACAAGTTCCTGCAGAAGAA TCGCTTTCTGTATCCGGGATTCCTGGCACTGCTGGTGTCCAGCATCTCGTTTCCCCTGGGAACCGGACAGTTCCTCGCCGGCGAACTGAGCACCCACGAGCAGGTGACACAGCTATTCAGCAATTTCACGTGGTCACGAGATGATCTTACTGTGGAGCAGGCGGCTGTGGTGACCCACTGGATGACCAGTTACACCAGCGTCTTTGGCAACCTTGTCATCTACACCCTCTTCACG TTCGTGTTCTCCATTATCGCTTCCACGATACCAGTTCCGTCGGGCATGTTCATACCGGTTTTCAAGATCGGTGCCGGCTTTGGTCGGCTGGTGGGCGAGTTCATGGCGGTGACATTTCCCCATGGCGTCCGGTATGGCGGACGACTGTCGCCCATCATGCCCGGAGGCTATGCCGTCGTCGGAGCGGCCGCCTTCTCTGGATCCGTGACGCACACGGTCTCTGTGGCCGTAATCATTTTCGAGATGACCGGTCAGATTACGCACGTGGTGCCCGTGATGATTGCCGTGCTGGTGGCCAATGCCGTGGCGGCACTGCTCCAACCGTCGATATACGACAGTATTATATTGATTAAGAAGCTGCCCTATCTGCCGGATCTGCTGCCCTCCAGTTCTGGCATGTACAGCATATTCGTGGAGGACTTTATGGTGCGGGATGTGAAGTACATATGGCACGGCATCTCCTATCAGAAGCTCAAAGAAGTCCTCAAGCTGAACAAGACGCTGAGATCCCTGCCACTGGTGGACAGTCCGGATAACATGATCCTGCTGGGATCCGTGCAGCGGTACGAGCTAATCAAAATGATCGAGAAGCACATCGGACGCGAGAAGCGCATGGAGGTGGCCCAGAAGTGGCAAAAGGAGGCTCAGGAGCGAGCCCtcgaggaggagaagaagaaaCAGGAGGTGGAGCTAAAGATGAGGCGTCCATCGCGTTTCGAGGTCCTGCCAGCTCCGGATATACTCAGTTTACGGCAGATTGCCAACGACGAAATGCTGCCGCCCAAGAAAAGGGCGGAGACCATGCACAGTTCGCTGGCGCCCAGGAAGTCCATTCTAAAGAAGACCAACTCCTTCAACCTGAAGACCTACGCCCAGCCCATGGGACACAGTCCCAGCATCACGCCCTACACCACGATCACCGGCAATTCCGAGTTCCGCATTCGCTCAGCCTTCGAGGCCATCTTCAAGAAGTCCACCACGCTTCAGGACGTGCAGCCGGATCCGGAAACGGGCTCCATCTCTCCGGCTGCCAGCCACCACGAGGTGGAGGTGCCTCGAACTCCTAGTACTCCCGGTGTTTCCAAAAAGGTTCAGCTG CCCAGGGAACGTGTTATTGACATGTCGCCGGAGGATCAGAAGCAATgggagctggaggagatgtTGAAGCCCATCGATCTGCAAAAGGCCAATGTGCACATAGATCCCTCGCCATTTCAGCTGGTGGAACGCACCTCCATACTCAAGGTTCACTCGCTGTTTTCTATGGTGGGCATTAACCACGCCTATGTCACCAAAATCGGAAGGCTCGTGGGCGTTGTGGGACTCAAAGAA TTGCGAAAAGCCATCGAAGACATTAATAGCAATAGTTTCGTACCACCGACACGagatgaggatgcggatgagaAGCCGGCGGTGGAGAAACCCCTGCTGTCGACGAACTCTAGTGATAAGGCCGTGGACATGACCGTCACCTCGATGGACTCGGCACTATCCAATTCCGAGAACTGCTCGGACATTGAAATGGAGCACATAAAGCACACGGATAAGGGCACAGTCACGCTCACCATGCCGCCACAGGAATCCAAGCAAAGTCCATCGGCGGACACAAAGAACACAGAAAACGGCAATCATGCTTGA
- the LOC6537388 gene encoding chloride channel protein 2 isoform X6: MFNNSHSHQDEYIREYAFEPELLINREDYQRKEERSQKSTSSASSASTPIRQRWDEVIAKQKEQQRQQQSIEIDPPGDDKNQIEIEIEAFYYMYGRYTKDLGEFAKDEARKLKILEKRRKQEDKQRNKELLGKHSTRAKRVSSWIWRHTVARLGEDWVFLALLGIIMALLSFIMDKGISICTNARIWLYRDLTSQPFVQYIAWVSLPVCLILFSAGFVHLIAPQSIGSGIPEMKTILRGVQLKEYLTFKTLVAKVIGLTATLGSGMPLGKEGPFVHIASIVAQLLSKLVTSFQGIYENESRNSEMLAAACAVGVGACFAAPVGGVLFSIEVTTTYFAVRNYWRGFFAAVCGATVFRLLAVWFQNADTVRALFLTNFTTEFPFDPQELFVFALIGLVCGLGGASYVWVHRRYVLFMRSNKRMNKFLQKNRFLYPGFLALLVSSISFPLGTGQFLAGELSTHEQVTQLFSNFTWSRDDLTVEQAAVVTHWMTSYTSVFGNLVIYTLFTFVFSIIASTIPVPSGMFIPVFKIGAGFGRLVGEFMAVTFPHGVRYGGRLSPIMPGGYAVVGAAAFSGSVTHTVSVAVIIFEMTGQITHVVPVMIAVLVANAVAALLQPSIYDSIILIKKLPYLPDLLPSSSGMYSIFVEDFMVRDVKYIWHGISYQKLKEVLKLNKTLRSLPLVDSPDNMILLGSVQRYELIKMIEKHIGREKRMEVAQKWQKEAQERALEEEKKKQEVELKMRRPSRFEVLPAPDILSLRQIANDEMLPPKKRAETMHSSLAPRKSILKKTNSFNLKTYAQPMGHSPSITPYTTITGNSEFRIRSAFEAIFKKSTTLQDVQPDPETGSISPAASHHEVEVPRTPSTPGVSKKVQLPRERVIDMSPEDQKQWELEEMLKPIDLQKANVHIDPSPFQLVERTSILKVHSLFSMVGINHAYVTKIGRLVGVVGLKELRKAIEDINSNSFVPPTRDEDADEKPAVEKPLLSTNSSDKAVDMTVTSMDSALSNSENCSDIEMEHIKHTDKGTVTLTMPPQESKQSPSADTKNTENGNHA, from the exons ATGTTTAACAACAGCCACTCGCACCAGGATGAGTACATTCGCGAATACGCCTTCGAGCCGGAGCTGCTGATCAATCGCGAGGACTACCAGCGCAAGGAGGAGCGCTCCCAGAAGTCCACATCCTCCGCATCCTCCGCCTCCACGCCCATCCGCCAGCGCTGGGATGAGGTCATTGCcaagcagaaggagcagcaacGCCAGCAACAGAGCATCGAGATCGATCCGCCCGGCGATGATAAGAACCAGATTGAGATCGAGATCGAGGCGTTCTACTAT ATGTATGGTCGCTATACCAAAGATCTAGGAGAATTTGCCAAGGATGAAGCCAGAAAGCTCAAAATACTCGAAAAGCGACGAAAGCAGGAAGATAAGCAAAGGAATaag GAACTGCTGGGCAAACACTCGACCCGGGCGAAGCGGGTGTCATCATGGATCTGGAGGCACACGGTGGCCCGGCTGGGCGAGGATTGGGTCTTCCTCGCGCTGCTGGGCATCATTATGGCCCTGCTCTCGTTCATCATGGACAAGGGCATATCCATATGTACAAACG CGCGAATTTGGCTGTATCGCGACCTGACGTCACAGCCTTTTGTTCAGTACATCGCATGGGTCTCACTGCCGGTCTGTTTGATATTGTTCTCAGCCGGCTTTGTCCATCTCATCGCACCGCAAAGTATAG GTTCTGGTATACCCGAAATGAAGACCATACTGCGCGGCGTTCAATTGAAAGAGTATCTCACATTTAAGACACTGGTGGCCAAGGTAATTGGTTTAACGGCAACTCTGGGCAGCGGTATGCCATTAGGAAAGGAA GGTCCTTTCGTACATATAGCAAGTATTGTAGCACAATTATTAAGTAAACTTGTCACATCATTCCAAGGCATATATGAGAATGAGTCGCGTAACTCTGAAATGTTGGCGGCCGCCTGTGCCGTCGGTGTGGGCGCCTGTTTTGCCGCTCCAGTCGGTG GTGTGCTCTTCAGCATAGAGGTCACCACCACGTACTTCGCTGTGCGCAACTACTGGCGCGGTTTCTTCGCCGCTGTGTGCGGCGCCACTGTCTTCCGGCTCCTGGCCGTTTGGTTCCAAAACGCGGACACTGTCCGTGCCCTGTTCCTCACGAACTTCACCACCGAGTTTCCCTTCGATCCTCAGGAGCTGTTCGTCTTCGCTTTGATTGG ACTCGTCTGCGGTTTGGGTGGCGCTTCATACGTGTGGGTCCATCGGCGGTATGTGCTCTTTATGCGATCCAACAAGCGGATGAACAAGTTCCTGCAGAAGAA TCGCTTTCTGTATCCGGGATTCCTGGCACTGCTGGTGTCCAGCATCTCGTTTCCCCTGGGAACCGGACAGTTCCTCGCCGGCGAACTGAGCACCCACGAGCAGGTGACACAGCTATTCAGCAATTTCACGTGGTCACGAGATGATCTTACTGTGGAGCAGGCGGCTGTGGTGACCCACTGGATGACCAGTTACACCAGCGTCTTTGGCAACCTTGTCATCTACACCCTCTTCACG TTCGTGTTCTCCATTATCGCTTCCACGATACCAGTTCCGTCGGGCATGTTCATACCGGTTTTCAAGATCGGTGCCGGCTTTGGTCGGCTGGTGGGCGAGTTCATGGCGGTGACATTTCCCCATGGCGTCCGGTATGGCGGACGACTGTCGCCCATCATGCCCGGAGGCTATGCCGTCGTCGGAGCGGCCGCCTTCTCTGGATCCGTGACGCACACGGTCTCTGTGGCCGTAATCATTTTCGAGATGACCGGTCAGATTACGCACGTGGTGCCCGTGATGATTGCCGTGCTGGTGGCCAATGCCGTGGCGGCACTGCTCCAACCGTCGATATACGACAGTATTATATTGATTAAGAAGCTGCCCTATCTGCCGGATCTGCTGCCCTCCAGTTCTGGCATGTACAGCATATTCGTGGAGGACTTTATGGTGCGGGATGTGAAGTACATATGGCACGGCATCTCCTATCAGAAGCTCAAAGAAGTCCTCAAGCTGAACAAGACGCTGAGATCCCTGCCACTGGTGGACAGTCCGGATAACATGATCCTGCTGGGATCCGTGCAGCGGTACGAGCTAATCAAAATGATCGAGAAGCACATCGGACGCGAGAAGCGCATGGAGGTGGCCCAGAAGTGGCAAAAGGAGGCTCAGGAGCGAGCCCtcgaggaggagaagaagaaaCAGGAGGTGGAGCTAAAGATGAGGCGTCCATCGCGTTTCGAGGTCCTGCCAGCTCCGGATATACTCAGTTTACGGCAGATTGCCAACGACGAAATGCTGCCGCCCAAGAAAAGGGCGGAGACCATGCACAGTTCGCTGGCGCCCAGGAAGTCCATTCTAAAGAAGACCAACTCCTTCAACCTGAAGACCTACGCCCAGCCCATGGGACACAGTCCCAGCATCACGCCCTACACCACGATCACCGGCAATTCCGAGTTCCGCATTCGCTCAGCCTTCGAGGCCATCTTCAAGAAGTCCACCACGCTTCAGGACGTGCAGCCGGATCCGGAAACGGGCTCCATCTCTCCGGCTGCCAGCCACCACGAGGTGGAGGTGCCTCGAACTCCTAGTACTCCCGGTGTTTCCAAAAAGGTTCAGCTG CCCAGGGAACGTGTTATTGACATGTCGCCGGAGGATCAGAAGCAATgggagctggaggagatgtTGAAGCCCATCGATCTGCAAAAGGCCAATGTGCACATAGATCCCTCGCCATTTCAGCTGGTGGAACGCACCTCCATACTCAAGGTTCACTCGCTGTTTTCTATGGTGGGCATTAACCACGCCTATGTCACCAAAATCGGAAGGCTCGTGGGCGTTGTGGGACTCAAAGAA TTGCGAAAAGCCATCGAAGACATTAATAGCAATAGTTTCGTACCACCGACACGagatgaggatgcggatgagaAGCCGGCGGTGGAGAAACCCCTGCTGTCGACGAACTCTAGTGATAAGGCCGTGGACATGACCGTCACCTCGATGGACTCGGCACTATCCAATTCCGAGAACTGCTCGGACATTGAAATGGAGCACATAAAGCACACGGATAAGGGCACAGTCACGCTCACCATGCCGCCACAGGAATCCAAGCAAAGTCCATCGGCGGACACAAAGAACACAGAAAACGGCAATCATGCTTGA
- the LOC6537388 gene encoding chloride channel protein 2 isoform X2, with the protein MFNNSHSHQDEYIREYAFEPELLINREDYQRKEERSQKSTSSASSASTPIRQRWDEVIAKQKEQQRQQQSIEIDPPGDDKNQIEIEIEAFYYMYGRYTKDLGEFAKDEARKLKILEKRRKQEDKQRNKELLGKHSTRAKRVSSWIWRHTVARLGEDWVFLALLGIIMALLSFIMDKGISICTNARIWLYRDLTSQPFVQYIAWVSLPVCLILFSAGFVHLIAPQSIGSGIPEMKTILRGVQLKEYLTFKTLVAKVIGLTATLGSGMPLGKEGPFVHIASIVAQLLSKLVTSFQGIYENESRNSEMLAAACAVGVGACFAAPVGGVLFSIEVTTTYFAVRNYWRGFFAAVCGATVFRLLAVWFQNADTVRALFLTNFTTEFPFDPQELFVFALIGLVCGLGGASYVWVHRRYVLFMRSNKRMNKFLQKNRFLYPGFLALLVSSISFPLGTGQFLAGELSTHEQVTQLFSNFTWSRDDLTVEQAAVVTHWMTSYTSVFGNLVIYTLFTFVFSIIASTIPVPSGMFIPVFKIGAGFGRLVGEFMAVTFPHGVRYGGRLSPIMPGGYAVVGAAAFSGSVTHTVSVAVIIFEMTGQITHVVPVMIAVLVANAVAALLQPSIYDSIILIKKLPYLPDLLPSSSGMYSIFVEDFMVRDVKYIWHGISYQKLKEVLKLNKTLRSLPLVDSPDNMILLGSVQRYELIKMIEKHIGREKRMEVAQKWQKEAQERALEEEKKKQEVELKMRRPSRFEVLPAPDILSLRQIANDEMLPPKKRAETMHSSLAPRKSILKKTNSFNLKTYAQPMGHSPSITPYTTITGNSEFRIRSAFEAIFKKSTTLQDVQPDPETGSISPAASHHEVEVPRTPSTPGVSKKVQLPAQSNWDFVTDQIMLQVNPISTELTKMPAEKDIALSNSGDSSTQSPSIKFKANKVADVNRSPQAGKRCTKIRFANEVGVNGSPTRTKCKIKPENELGYSIEDVDETTNPESLAESIQKTKSVRLPRERVIDMSPEDQKQWELEEMLKPIDLQKANVHIDPSPFQLVERTSILKVHSLFSMVGINHAYVTKIGRLVGVVGLKELRKAIEDINSNSFVPPTRDEDADEKPAVEKPLLSTNSSDKAVDMTVTSMDSALSNSENCSDIEMEHIKHTDKGTVTLTMPPQESKQSPSADTKNTENGNHA; encoded by the exons ATGTTTAACAACAGCCACTCGCACCAGGATGAGTACATTCGCGAATACGCCTTCGAGCCGGAGCTGCTGATCAATCGCGAGGACTACCAGCGCAAGGAGGAGCGCTCCCAGAAGTCCACATCCTCCGCATCCTCCGCCTCCACGCCCATCCGCCAGCGCTGGGATGAGGTCATTGCcaagcagaaggagcagcaacGCCAGCAACAGAGCATCGAGATCGATCCGCCCGGCGATGATAAGAACCAGATTGAGATCGAGATCGAGGCGTTCTACTAT ATGTATGGTCGCTATACCAAAGATCTAGGAGAATTTGCCAAGGATGAAGCCAGAAAGCTCAAAATACTCGAAAAGCGACGAAAGCAGGAAGATAAGCAAAGGAATaag GAACTGCTGGGCAAACACTCGACCCGGGCGAAGCGGGTGTCATCATGGATCTGGAGGCACACGGTGGCCCGGCTGGGCGAGGATTGGGTCTTCCTCGCGCTGCTGGGCATCATTATGGCCCTGCTCTCGTTCATCATGGACAAGGGCATATCCATATGTACAAACG CGCGAATTTGGCTGTATCGCGACCTGACGTCACAGCCTTTTGTTCAGTACATCGCATGGGTCTCACTGCCGGTCTGTTTGATATTGTTCTCAGCCGGCTTTGTCCATCTCATCGCACCGCAAAGTATAG GTTCTGGTATACCCGAAATGAAGACCATACTGCGCGGCGTTCAATTGAAAGAGTATCTCACATTTAAGACACTGGTGGCCAAGGTAATTGGTTTAACGGCAACTCTGGGCAGCGGTATGCCATTAGGAAAGGAA GGTCCTTTCGTACATATAGCAAGTATTGTAGCACAATTATTAAGTAAACTTGTCACATCATTCCAAGGCATATATGAGAATGAGTCGCGTAACTCTGAAATGTTGGCGGCCGCCTGTGCCGTCGGTGTGGGCGCCTGTTTTGCCGCTCCAGTCGGTG GTGTGCTCTTCAGCATAGAGGTCACCACCACGTACTTCGCTGTGCGCAACTACTGGCGCGGTTTCTTCGCCGCTGTGTGCGGCGCCACTGTCTTCCGGCTCCTGGCCGTTTGGTTCCAAAACGCGGACACTGTCCGTGCCCTGTTCCTCACGAACTTCACCACCGAGTTTCCCTTCGATCCTCAGGAGCTGTTCGTCTTCGCTTTGATTGG ACTCGTCTGCGGTTTGGGTGGCGCTTCATACGTGTGGGTCCATCGGCGGTATGTGCTCTTTATGCGATCCAACAAGCGGATGAACAAGTTCCTGCAGAAGAA TCGCTTTCTGTATCCGGGATTCCTGGCACTGCTGGTGTCCAGCATCTCGTTTCCCCTGGGAACCGGACAGTTCCTCGCCGGCGAACTGAGCACCCACGAGCAGGTGACACAGCTATTCAGCAATTTCACGTGGTCACGAGATGATCTTACTGTGGAGCAGGCGGCTGTGGTGACCCACTGGATGACCAGTTACACCAGCGTCTTTGGCAACCTTGTCATCTACACCCTCTTCACG TTCGTGTTCTCCATTATCGCTTCCACGATACCAGTTCCGTCGGGCATGTTCATACCGGTTTTCAAGATCGGTGCCGGCTTTGGTCGGCTGGTGGGCGAGTTCATGGCGGTGACATTTCCCCATGGCGTCCGGTATGGCGGACGACTGTCGCCCATCATGCCCGGAGGCTATGCCGTCGTCGGAGCGGCCGCCTTCTCTGGATCCGTGACGCACACGGTCTCTGTGGCCGTAATCATTTTCGAGATGACCGGTCAGATTACGCACGTGGTGCCCGTGATGATTGCCGTGCTGGTGGCCAATGCCGTGGCGGCACTGCTCCAACCGTCGATATACGACAGTATTATATTGATTAAGAAGCTGCCCTATCTGCCGGATCTGCTGCCCTCCAGTTCTGGCATGTACAGCATATTCGTGGAGGACTTTATGGTGCGGGATGTGAAGTACATATGGCACGGCATCTCCTATCAGAAGCTCAAAGAAGTCCTCAAGCTGAACAAGACGCTGAGATCCCTGCCACTGGTGGACAGTCCGGATAACATGATCCTGCTGGGATCCGTGCAGCGGTACGAGCTAATCAAAATGATCGAGAAGCACATCGGACGCGAGAAGCGCATGGAGGTGGCCCAGAAGTGGCAAAAGGAGGCTCAGGAGCGAGCCCtcgaggaggagaagaagaaaCAGGAGGTGGAGCTAAAGATGAGGCGTCCATCGCGTTTCGAGGTCCTGCCAGCTCCGGATATACTCAGTTTACGGCAGATTGCCAACGACGAAATGCTGCCGCCCAAGAAAAGGGCGGAGACCATGCACAGTTCGCTGGCGCCCAGGAAGTCCATTCTAAAGAAGACCAACTCCTTCAACCTGAAGACCTACGCCCAGCCCATGGGACACAGTCCCAGCATCACGCCCTACACCACGATCACCGGCAATTCCGAGTTCCGCATTCGCTCAGCCTTCGAGGCCATCTTCAAGAAGTCCACCACGCTTCAGGACGTGCAGCCGGATCCGGAAACGGGCTCCATCTCTCCGGCTGCCAGCCACCACGAGGTGGAGGTGCCTCGAACTCCTAGTACTCCCGGTGTTTCCAAAAAGGTTCAGCTG CCTGCACAAAGTAATTGGGATTTTGTAACCGATCAAATTATGCTG CAAGTAAACCCTATTTCAACGGAATTAACAAAAATG cCTGCCGAGAAGGATATAGCATTATCGAATAGTGGAGATAGTTCGACGCAGTCACCGAGCATTAAATTCAAAGCAAATAAAGTTGCAGATGTAAATAGATCTCCTCAGGCGGGAAAAAGGTGCACGAAAATACGATTTGCCAATGAAGTTGGAGTAAATGGTTCGCCAACTCGAAcgaaatgtaaaataaaaccGGAAAATGAATTGGGTTACTCTATCGAAGATGTGGATGAAACAACAAATCCAGAATCACTGGCTGAG AGCATTCAAAAGACGAAGTCAGTGCGATTG CCCAGGGAACGTGTTATTGACATGTCGCCGGAGGATCAGAAGCAATgggagctggaggagatgtTGAAGCCCATCGATCTGCAAAAGGCCAATGTGCACATAGATCCCTCGCCATTTCAGCTGGTGGAACGCACCTCCATACTCAAGGTTCACTCGCTGTTTTCTATGGTGGGCATTAACCACGCCTATGTCACCAAAATCGGAAGGCTCGTGGGCGTTGTGGGACTCAAAGAA TTGCGAAAAGCCATCGAAGACATTAATAGCAATAGTTTCGTACCACCGACACGagatgaggatgcggatgagaAGCCGGCGGTGGAGAAACCCCTGCTGTCGACGAACTCTAGTGATAAGGCCGTGGACATGACCGTCACCTCGATGGACTCGGCACTATCCAATTCCGAGAACTGCTCGGACATTGAAATGGAGCACATAAAGCACACGGATAAGGGCACAGTCACGCTCACCATGCCGCCACAGGAATCCAAGCAAAGTCCATCGGCGGACACAAAGAACACAGAAAACGGCAATCATGCTTGA